One region of Streptomyces sp. CG4 genomic DNA includes:
- a CDS encoding helix-hairpin-helix domain-containing protein: MSTEPETTEKAGPGTPDTPETSGAETPAPAKSRADGAEVSGGEDSVGTSEAAEGETASDGDGGTEGADGESGASGNAGTNGASRSEAGGETGSDDDGGAEGLDASQADDGAIPADGVADANDGRGAEGSSTSEAAEGETGSGGDSGAGSGDGGGAQVSEAEAELAAQRVERERIERRRAEKKVPIESGTKLSGKAADLLAAVRAVESGEKPVATAFAEPSPAPRRPAPEPVRRPQPAPAPAAVAPGAPAPETVESVRRVLAEGGAPEALAAQVAAALGEGADAALREDPWQLLRVGGVRPDQADGFARALLGADCGPGDERRGRALTVWLLEQAALAGHTALELPTLTAALGRQGVPDPDAAVQSTLAEGEALAFQDALEEPGAAAPQEAEDGEEEERPVRVLVGLERYALAEESLADGLARLVNSLSKETDQAWQTAAGGVSGGAAELVRAVAGHGLVLHTGGEAARAEPAALLGAARAAGLRAFAVCHTPDGRHRLTALQGADPAEQAVGTVAGLLSGTEGPGRDPDGALELDLLIVLDAPQLDVESAAMLVESLPDGARLVLSGDPAVLWSAGPGRVFADLLAARVCPQPASRRPDPGPIGELVSGIGIGELNQVAAPGKEIVIVPVRDAGEAVHRTVQLVADSVPRAIGVPADQTVVITPGHGGAAGTRVLNSALKERLNPGPGRFGGFDPGDRIAYSPAPGRTVPGVVVKADADGLHLTCADAPVVVPRERVEGTVRHGWALTAHQAVGARWPAAVVVLPGDAAQALSRPWVYTAFGRAERHLSVVHGVEQALPKAVAETPAKPRTTRLQTLLRTQVPG; encoded by the coding sequence GTGAGCACGGAGCCGGAGACCACGGAGAAAGCCGGACCGGGCACGCCGGACACACCCGAGACCTCGGGCGCGGAAACCCCCGCACCCGCGAAGAGCCGCGCGGACGGCGCCGAGGTGAGCGGGGGCGAGGACAGCGTGGGCACGAGCGAGGCCGCCGAGGGCGAGACCGCCTCGGACGGCGACGGCGGTACCGAAGGCGCGGACGGCGAATCGGGCGCGAGTGGCAACGCCGGTACCAACGGCGCGAGCAGGAGCGAGGCCGGCGGCGAGACCGGTTCGGACGACGACGGCGGTGCCGAAGGTCTGGACGCGAGCCAGGCCGACGACGGCGCGATCCCCGCAGACGGTGTCGCGGACGCGAACGACGGGCGCGGTGCCGAAGGCTCAAGCACGAGCGAGGCTGCCGAGGGCGAGACCGGTTCGGGTGGGGACAGTGGCGCCGGGAGTGGTGACGGCGGCGGGGCCCAAGTGTCCGAGGCCGAGGCCGAGTTGGCGGCGCAGCGGGTCGAGCGGGAGCGGATCGAGCGGCGCAGGGCGGAGAAGAAGGTGCCGATCGAGAGCGGCACCAAGCTGAGCGGCAAGGCGGCCGACCTGCTCGCGGCGGTGCGGGCGGTGGAGAGCGGTGAGAAGCCGGTGGCCACGGCGTTCGCCGAGCCGTCTCCGGCGCCGCGCCGCCCGGCCCCGGAGCCCGTGCGCCGGCCGCAGCCCGCACCCGCCCCGGCCGCCGTCGCCCCCGGCGCCCCCGCGCCGGAGACGGTGGAGAGCGTCCGCCGGGTGCTGGCCGAGGGCGGCGCGCCCGAGGCCCTGGCTGCCCAGGTGGCCGCGGCGCTCGGCGAGGGCGCCGATGCGGCGCTGCGCGAGGACCCCTGGCAGCTGCTGCGGGTCGGCGGCGTACGGCCCGACCAGGCCGACGGGTTCGCACGGGCGCTGCTCGGCGCCGACTGCGGTCCGGGCGACGAGCGGCGCGGCCGAGCGCTCACCGTCTGGCTGCTGGAGCAGGCGGCCCTGGCCGGGCACACCGCGCTGGAGCTGCCCACGCTCACCGCGGCGCTCGGCCGGCAGGGCGTGCCGGACCCGGACGCGGCGGTGCAGAGCACGCTCGCGGAGGGCGAGGCCCTGGCCTTCCAGGACGCCCTGGAGGAGCCGGGAGCCGCTGCCCCGCAGGAGGCGGAAGACGGCGAGGAGGAGGAGCGCCCGGTCCGGGTCCTCGTCGGCCTGGAGCGGTACGCGCTGGCCGAGGAGAGCCTCGCCGACGGCCTGGCCCGGCTGGTCAACTCGCTGTCCAAGGAGACCGATCAGGCCTGGCAGACGGCTGCCGGCGGCGTCTCCGGCGGGGCGGCCGAACTGGTCCGCGCGGTGGCCGGGCACGGCCTGGTGCTGCACACCGGCGGGGAGGCGGCCCGCGCCGAACCGGCCGCGCTGCTCGGTGCCGCACGCGCCGCGGGCCTGCGGGCGTTCGCCGTCTGCCACACCCCCGACGGACGTCACCGCCTCACCGCGCTGCAGGGAGCGGACCCGGCGGAGCAGGCCGTGGGTACGGTCGCCGGTCTGCTGTCCGGCACCGAGGGGCCGGGCCGGGACCCGGACGGCGCGCTGGAACTGGACCTGTTGATCGTGCTGGACGCCCCGCAGCTCGACGTGGAGAGCGCCGCGATGCTGGTGGAGTCCCTGCCCGACGGGGCCCGGCTGGTGCTCAGCGGTGACCCGGCGGTGCTGTGGTCGGCCGGTCCTGGGCGGGTCTTCGCCGATCTGCTCGCCGCACGCGTCTGCCCGCAGCCGGCCTCCCGCCGGCCCGACCCGGGCCCGATCGGCGAGCTGGTCTCCGGCATCGGCATCGGCGAGCTGAACCAGGTCGCGGCCCCCGGCAAGGAGATCGTCATCGTCCCGGTGCGGGACGCGGGCGAGGCCGTGCACCGGACGGTGCAGCTGGTCGCGGACTCGGTGCCGCGGGCGATCGGGGTCCCGGCCGACCAGACCGTGGTGATCACCCCGGGACATGGCGGCGCCGCGGGCACCCGTGTCCTCAACTCCGCGCTGAAGGAACGCCTCAACCCCGGTCCCGGCCGCTTCGGCGGCTTCGACCCCGGTGACCGGATCGCCTACTCTCCCGCGCCGGGTCGTACGGTGCCGGGTGTGGTCGTCAAGGCCGACGCGGACGGACTACACCTGACGTGCGCTGACGCCCCGGTGGTCGTACCGCGCGAGCGGGTGGAGGGCACCGTACGGCACGGCTGGGCGCTGACCGCGCACCAGGCGGTGGGCGCGCGCTGGCCGGCGGCGGTCGTGGTGCTGCCCGGCGATGCGGCGCAGGCGCTCAGCAGACCCTGGGTGTACACGGCGTTCGGCCGGGCGGAGCGGCATCTGTCCGTGGTCCACGGGGTGGAACAGGCTCTGCCGAAG
- a CDS encoding aldo/keto reductase encodes MEQRHLGRTGLRVSRIGLGTLTWGRDTDEHDAADMLKAFWEAGGTLVDTADVYGDGEAEYLLGQLMDGLVPRRDLVISTKAGSVPDPDRRFDGSRGHLLGALDASLTRLGTDHVDLWHVHAYDPDTPLEETLQALDIAVSSGRARYAGVSNFCGWQLAKAATWQLAAPGVRTRLASTQMEYSLLQRGVEREVLPAALDLGVGLLPSSPLGRGVLTGKYRHTTPPDSRGASEHLAPFVEPYLDDTATRIVDAVTTAADGLAVTPLQVALAWVRDRPGVAAPIVGARNAQQLTAALSVEALSLPDEICRALDDVSAPVHRYPDHDWSTL; translated from the coding sequence ATGGAGCAGAGGCATCTCGGCCGTACCGGCCTGCGCGTGTCCCGGATCGGACTCGGCACCCTCACCTGGGGCCGGGACACCGATGAGCACGACGCCGCGGACATGCTGAAGGCGTTCTGGGAGGCCGGCGGCACGCTCGTCGACACCGCGGACGTGTACGGCGACGGAGAGGCGGAGTATCTGCTCGGGCAGCTGATGGACGGGCTGGTGCCGCGCCGGGACCTGGTGATCTCCACCAAGGCGGGCAGCGTCCCCGACCCCGACCGCCGCTTCGACGGCTCCCGCGGCCATCTGCTCGGCGCGCTCGACGCCTCCCTGACCCGCCTGGGCACGGACCACGTCGACCTGTGGCACGTCCATGCCTACGACCCCGACACCCCACTGGAGGAGACGCTCCAGGCCCTGGACATAGCGGTGAGCAGCGGCCGCGCCCGCTACGCCGGCGTCTCCAACTTCTGCGGCTGGCAGCTCGCCAAGGCGGCCACCTGGCAGCTCGCCGCGCCCGGCGTCCGGACCCGGCTGGCCAGCACGCAGATGGAGTACTCACTGCTGCAGCGGGGCGTGGAGCGCGAGGTGCTGCCCGCCGCACTGGACCTCGGCGTCGGTCTGCTGCCCTCCTCCCCGCTCGGCCGGGGCGTGCTGACCGGGAAGTACCGGCACACCACTCCGCCGGACTCGCGCGGCGCCTCCGAGCACCTCGCGCCCTTCGTCGAGCCCTACCTCGACGACACGGCGACCCGGATCGTCGACGCGGTGACGACGGCCGCCGACGGGCTCGCCGTCACCCCGCTGCAGGTGGCCCTCGCCTGGGTCCGGGACCGGCCCGGCGTTGCCGCGCCGATCGTGGGCGCGCGCAACGCGCAGCAGCTCACGGCCGCATTGTCAGTGGAGGCCCTTAGTCTTCCTGACGAGATCTGCCGGGCGCTGGACGATGTGTCGGCGCCCGTGCACCGCTATCCCGATCACGACTGGAGCACGCTGTGA
- a CDS encoding LLM class F420-dependent oxidoreductase: MRLGINLGYWGAGMDADNLAVAQEADRLGFSVCWAAEAYGSDAATVLSWVAAQTERIDVGSAIFQIPARQPAMTAMTAATLDSLSGGRFRLGLGVSGPQVSEGWYGVKFDKPLARTREYVEIVRKAMTRERLTYEGQHWTLPLPGGPGKPIKLTVHPQREHIPLYIAAIGPKNLEQTGEIADGALLIFPSADHLEDTTLRYLRAGREKAGKTLDGFDVSPTLPLAVGDDKDVARLADTFRPYTALYVGGMGSAKQNFYNQLAQRMGYEKEAAEIQQKYLSGDKQGAAAAIPQNLIDSTTLLGSVDRIADRMKAYAAAGVTTLNLSPAGFTLEERIASLRAGGEALERTGLA; this comes from the coding sequence ATGCGGCTCGGGATCAACCTCGGCTACTGGGGTGCCGGGATGGACGCGGACAATCTGGCGGTCGCGCAGGAGGCCGACCGGCTGGGCTTCTCGGTGTGCTGGGCCGCCGAGGCCTACGGCTCCGACGCGGCGACGGTCCTGTCCTGGGTCGCCGCGCAGACCGAGCGCATCGACGTCGGCTCGGCCATCTTCCAGATCCCGGCCCGCCAGCCCGCGATGACGGCGATGACCGCGGCCACCCTCGACTCGCTCTCCGGCGGCCGCTTCCGGCTCGGCCTCGGCGTCTCCGGCCCGCAGGTCTCCGAGGGCTGGTACGGCGTCAAGTTCGACAAGCCGCTGGCCCGCACCCGCGAGTACGTGGAGATCGTGCGCAAGGCGATGACCCGGGAGCGGCTGACGTACGAGGGCCAGCACTGGACGCTGCCGCTGCCCGGCGGCCCGGGCAAGCCGATCAAGCTGACCGTGCACCCGCAGCGCGAGCACATCCCGCTCTACATCGCCGCGATCGGCCCGAAGAACCTGGAGCAGACCGGCGAGATCGCCGACGGCGCCCTGCTGATCTTCCCCTCCGCCGACCACCTCGAGGACACCACGCTCAGGTACCTGCGCGCGGGCCGCGAGAAGGCGGGCAAGACGCTCGACGGGTTCGATGTGTCCCCGACCCTGCCGCTGGCCGTCGGCGACGACAAGGACGTGGCCCGCCTCGCCGACACCTTCCGCCCCTACACCGCGCTGTACGTCGGCGGCATGGGCAGCGCCAAGCAGAACTTCTACAACCAGCTCGCCCAGCGCATGGGATACGAGAAGGAGGCCGCCGAGATCCAGCAGAAGTACCTGTCCGGCGACAAGCAGGGCGCCGCGGCCGCGATCCCGCAGAACCTCATCGACAGCACGACGCTGCTCGGCTCCGTCGACCGGATCGCCGACCGCATGAAGGCCTACGCCGCCGCCGGAGTCACCACGCTCAACCTGTCGCCCGCCGGCTTCACCCTGGAGGAGCGGATCGCCTCCCTGCGCGCCGGCGGCGAGGCCCTGGAACGCACCGGACTGGCCTAG
- a CDS encoding ferritin-like domain-containing protein: protein MLSARSLFQEILDNDDSFRLFCSIAAGGESQGGWENGRIAALVPGGARGLAPKIARHGADEDKHGRIFHALLRKRGLAPVAVPPETDYTMLLERSGIGLAHDRLRRDEPLTVPDIIVYLSHSRVTEQRAADQMVMLRRCFGDHPEVGKAVRLISDDEDNHLAYTHEELLRFAAAGHGRLIRHTLRTCVLAEIRVYRDVSLAVMAHMGRILGWPRAKSVVLAAGIHALYGYERLAGWRRMVALRMPERRDALGGPAAPAHEFA from the coding sequence ATGCTGTCGGCCAGGAGTCTGTTCCAGGAGATCCTCGACAACGACGACTCGTTCCGGCTCTTCTGCTCCATCGCCGCCGGCGGGGAGTCCCAGGGCGGCTGGGAGAACGGCCGGATCGCCGCTCTGGTACCCGGCGGCGCACGCGGACTGGCCCCGAAGATCGCCCGCCACGGCGCCGACGAGGACAAGCACGGACGCATCTTCCACGCCCTGTTGAGGAAGCGCGGGCTCGCCCCCGTCGCCGTACCGCCCGAGACCGACTACACGATGCTCCTGGAGCGCAGCGGCATCGGCCTGGCCCACGACAGGCTCCGGCGGGACGAGCCGCTCACCGTGCCGGACATCATCGTCTACCTCTCCCACAGCCGGGTCACCGAACAGCGCGCCGCCGACCAGATGGTGATGCTGCGCCGCTGCTTCGGCGACCATCCCGAGGTCGGCAAGGCCGTCCGCCTGATCTCGGACGACGAGGACAACCACCTCGCCTACACCCACGAGGAACTGCTCCGGTTCGCCGCCGCGGGGCACGGCCGGCTGATCCGGCACACCCTGCGCACATGTGTCCTCGCCGAGATCCGCGTCTACCGGGACGTCAGCCTCGCCGTGATGGCCCACATGGGCCGCATCCTCGGCTGGCCGAGGGCGAAGTCCGTCGTCCTCGCGGCCGGCATCCACGCCCTGTACGGCTACGAGCGCCTCGCCGGCTGGCGCCGCATGGTCGCCCTCCGCATGCCCGAGCGCCGCGACGCCCTCGGCGGCCCCGCCGCTCCCGCCCACGAGTTCGCCTGA
- a CDS encoding histidine phosphatase family protein, which yields MPTLILVRHGRSTANTSGVLAGWTPGVTLDERGAAQAAALPARLTALPLSEVVTSPLQRCQETLRPLLEARPGLRVHVDERIGECHYGDWSGRKLAELKDEPLMEIVQAHPSAAAFPGGESLRAMQTRAAEAVREWNARVEREHGADAVYLMCSHGDIIKSLVADALGLHLDLFQRISVEPCSVTAIRYTRLRPFLVRLGDTGDFASLAPREEAGEEAGEGDAPVGGGAGAP from the coding sequence ATGCCCACGCTGATCCTCGTCAGGCACGGACGTTCCACCGCCAACACCTCCGGGGTACTCGCCGGCTGGACGCCCGGCGTCACCCTGGACGAGCGCGGCGCCGCACAGGCCGCCGCGCTGCCCGCACGGCTCACCGCGCTGCCGCTCTCCGAGGTCGTCACGAGCCCCCTGCAGCGCTGCCAGGAGACCCTGCGGCCGCTGCTGGAGGCCCGCCCGGGCCTGCGCGTCCACGTCGACGAACGGATCGGGGAATGCCACTACGGCGACTGGTCCGGCCGCAAGCTCGCCGAGCTGAAGGACGAACCCCTGATGGAGATCGTCCAGGCCCACCCGTCGGCCGCCGCGTTCCCCGGCGGCGAGTCCCTGCGCGCCATGCAGACCCGCGCCGCCGAGGCCGTACGCGAGTGGAACGCGCGCGTGGAGCGCGAGCACGGCGCCGACGCCGTCTACCTGATGTGCTCCCACGGTGACATCATCAAATCCCTGGTCGCCGACGCTCTCGGCCTCCATCTCGACCTGTTCCAGCGGATCTCCGTGGAACCGTGTTCCGTCACCGCGATCCGCTACACCCGCCTTCGGCCGTTTCTCGTTCGCCTCGGCGACACCGGGGATTTCGCGTCGCTCGCCCCGCGCGAGGAAGCTGGTGAGGAAGCCGGTGAGGGCGACGCACCGGTCGGGGGTGGTGCGGGCGCACCGTGA
- a CDS encoding DUF3090 domain-containing protein — protein sequence MSRQVFLYDPPDRFVAGTVGLPGRRTFFLQAVAGSRVTSVALEKTQVAALAERMDELLDEVVRRSGGSAAVPAVAPTEVADTAPLETPIDEEFRVGTMALAWDGEEQRMIVEAQALVELDADTEEDLAEAEERLLQDEENGPPMLRVRLTGAQARAFAKRALDVVNAGRPPCPLCSLPLDPEGHVCPRQNGYRRGA from the coding sequence GTGTCCCGTCAGGTGTTCCTCTACGACCCGCCGGACCGCTTCGTGGCCGGCACGGTCGGACTGCCCGGACGCCGTACGTTCTTCCTCCAGGCCGTCGCAGGCTCCCGGGTGACCAGCGTGGCCCTGGAGAAGACCCAGGTGGCCGCGCTCGCCGAACGCATGGACGAACTGCTCGACGAGGTCGTACGGCGTAGTGGCGGCAGCGCCGCCGTCCCCGCCGTGGCGCCCACCGAGGTCGCCGACACCGCCCCGCTGGAGACCCCCATCGACGAGGAGTTCCGCGTCGGCACCATGGCGCTGGCCTGGGACGGCGAGGAACAGCGCATGATCGTCGAGGCGCAGGCCCTGGTGGAGCTGGACGCCGACACCGAGGAGGACCTCGCCGAGGCCGAGGAGCGACTGCTGCAGGACGAGGAGAACGGGCCCCCGATGCTGCGGGTCCGGCTGACCGGCGCGCAGGCCAGGGCCTTCGCCAAGCGCGCCCTCGACGTCGTCAACGCCGGGCGGCCGCCGTGTCCGCTGTGCAGCCTCCCGCTCGATCCGGAAGGACATGTATGTCCGCGCCAGAACGGATACCGCCGCGGAGCGTGA
- a CDS encoding SCO1664 family protein, giving the protein MSAPERIPPRSVTAADTAADAAAAELLARGELTVRGRIREASNAALFCTIALDGREASCIYKPVAGERPLWDFPEGTLAGREAAAYEVSEATGWGLVPPTVLRDGPYGEGMVQLWIDVQAEAELLALVEAEEPEPGWKAIGLAEVGEGRTALLVHADDERLRRLAVLDAVINNADRKGGHLLPTPDGRLYGIDHGVTFNVENKLRTLLWGWAGEPLTGEAVGVLGELRGALGGPLRERLTGLITPGEIDATRARVDALLTAGVHPEPSGEWPAIPWPPV; this is encoded by the coding sequence ATGTCCGCGCCAGAACGGATACCGCCGCGGAGCGTGACGGCTGCCGACACCGCGGCCGACGCGGCCGCCGCCGAACTGCTCGCGCGGGGTGAGCTGACCGTGCGCGGCCGGATCCGCGAGGCCTCCAACGCGGCACTGTTCTGCACGATCGCCCTGGACGGCCGGGAAGCCTCCTGCATCTACAAGCCGGTGGCCGGGGAGCGCCCGCTGTGGGACTTCCCCGAGGGCACCCTCGCCGGCCGCGAGGCGGCCGCCTACGAGGTCTCCGAAGCCACCGGCTGGGGGCTCGTCCCGCCGACCGTGCTGCGCGACGGGCCGTACGGCGAGGGCATGGTCCAGCTGTGGATCGACGTCCAGGCCGAGGCCGAGCTGCTCGCCCTGGTCGAGGCCGAGGAACCGGAGCCGGGCTGGAAGGCGATCGGCCTGGCCGAGGTCGGGGAGGGCCGCACCGCGCTCCTCGTGCACGCCGACGACGAGCGGCTGCGCCGGCTCGCCGTCCTCGACGCGGTGATCAACAACGCCGACCGCAAGGGCGGCCATCTGCTGCCCACCCCCGACGGCCGGCTCTACGGCATCGACCACGGCGTCACCTTCAACGTCGAGAACAAGCTGCGCACGCTCCTGTGGGGCTGGGCCGGGGAGCCGCTGACCGGCGAGGCCGTCGGCGTCCTCGGGGAACTGCGCGGAGCCCTCGGCGGGCCGCTGCGCGAGCGGCTCACCGGACTGATCACCCCGGGCGAGATCGATGCCACACGCGCGCGTGTCGACGCGCTGCTCACCGCGGGAGTGCACCCGGAGCCGAGCGGGGAGTGGCCCGCCATCCCCTGGCCGCCGGTGTGA
- the mshC gene encoding cysteine--1-D-myo-inosityl 2-amino-2-deoxy-alpha-D-glucopyranoside ligase, protein MHAWPASEVPALPGQGRDLRIHDTATGGLVTLDPGPVARIYVCGITPYDATHLGHAATYNAFDLVQRVWLDTKRQVHYVQNVTDVDDPLLKRAERDGVDWVALAEKETALFREDMTALRMLPPRHYIGAVEAIPGIVPLVERLRELGAAYELEGDIYFSVESDTNFGSVSNLDAAAMRLLSAERGGDPDRPGKKNPLDPMLWMAAREGEPSWDGASLGRGRPGWHIECVAIALDHLGMGFDVQGGGSDLAFPHHEMGASHAQVLTGEFPMAKAYVHAGMVALHGEKMSKSKGNLVFVSALRREGVDPAAIRLALLAHHYRADWEWTDQVLTDAVARLGRWRAAVSRPDGPSADALVEEIREALANDLDAPAALAAVDRWAERQEQEGGTDTGAPGLVTRAVDALLGVAL, encoded by the coding sequence ATGCATGCCTGGCCCGCTTCCGAGGTCCCCGCCCTGCCTGGTCAGGGCCGCGACCTGAGGATCCACGACACCGCGACCGGCGGCCTCGTCACCCTCGACCCCGGTCCCGTCGCCCGAATCTATGTCTGCGGCATCACGCCGTACGACGCGACCCACCTGGGGCACGCGGCGACCTACAACGCGTTCGACCTCGTGCAGCGCGTGTGGCTCGACACCAAGCGGCAGGTTCACTACGTCCAGAACGTCACCGACGTCGACGACCCGCTGCTGAAGCGCGCGGAGCGCGACGGCGTCGACTGGGTCGCCCTCGCCGAGAAGGAGACGGCCCTCTTCCGCGAGGACATGACCGCCCTCAGGATGCTCCCGCCGCGGCACTACATAGGCGCCGTCGAGGCGATACCCGGCATCGTCCCGCTCGTGGAGCGGCTGCGCGAACTCGGCGCGGCCTACGAGCTGGAGGGCGACATCTACTTCTCCGTCGAGTCCGACACGAACTTCGGCTCGGTCTCGAACCTCGACGCGGCCGCCATGCGGCTGCTGTCCGCCGAGCGCGGCGGCGACCCGGACCGCCCGGGCAAGAAGAACCCCCTCGACCCGATGCTGTGGATGGCCGCCCGCGAGGGCGAGCCCAGCTGGGACGGCGCCTCCCTCGGCCGGGGCCGGCCCGGCTGGCACATCGAGTGCGTGGCCATCGCCCTCGACCACCTCGGCATGGGTTTCGACGTCCAGGGCGGCGGCTCCGACCTCGCCTTCCCGCACCACGAGATGGGCGCCTCGCACGCCCAGGTGCTCACCGGCGAGTTCCCCATGGCCAAGGCCTATGTGCACGCCGGCATGGTCGCCCTGCACGGCGAGAAGATGTCCAAGTCCAAGGGCAACCTGGTCTTCGTCTCGGCGCTGCGCCGCGAAGGCGTCGACCCGGCCGCGATCCGCCTCGCCCTGCTCGCCCACCACTACCGCGCCGACTGGGAGTGGACCGACCAGGTCCTGACGGATGCCGTGGCCCGTCTCGGCCGCTGGCGCGCCGCCGTCTCCCGCCCCGACGGCCCCTCCGCCGACGCACTCGTCGAGGAGATCCGCGAGGCCCTCGCGAACGACCTGGACGCACCGGCAGCCCTCGCGGCCGTGGACCGCTGGGCGGAG